The following is a genomic window from Vibrio cyclitrophicus.
ATCGAGAACATGCAGAACCCAGACCGTTCTGAGCTATTCCGCGTTGCAGAAGAGTTGTTCTAAGCAACGCTTAGCGTTCGCTTAAAATATTAAAAACCGCTGATTTATCAGCGGTTTTTTTGTGCCTGTTGTTTGAGGCTTTAGAACTGACAGGTAATAAAAAAGGCCAACCTAAGTTGACCTTTCATTCAATCTAAACGGTGACGTTTAAATTAAGCTTTTGCTTCAGCTGCTGCTTTAGCGATAGCTGCGAAGCTTTTCGCGTCTAGCGCTGCGCCGCCAACTAGAGCACCGTCGATGTCTGGTTGTGCGAAGTAAGCTGCTGCGTTTTCTGGTTTAACAGAACCGCCGTATTGGATAACAACTTTCTTAGCAACGTCTTCAGATTTCTCTGCGATGTGTGCACGGATTTGAGCGTGGATGCGTTGTGCATCTTCAGCTGTCGCTGCTTTACCAGTACCGATAGCCCAGATTGGTTCGTAAGCGATGATAGCGCCTTCAAGAGCTTCAACACCTTGAGTGTTGATAACAGCGTCAAGTTGACGAGCACATACTGCAACAGTTTCGCCTGCTTCGTTTTGTGCTTCAGATTCACCGATACAAAGAACTGGAGTTAGGCCGTTCTCTTTTAGGAATGCGAATTTCTTAGCAACGAATTCATCTGATTCGTTGTGGTATTCACGACGCTCAGAGTGACCGATGATGATGTGAGATGCGCCGAACTCTTTAAGCATTGCTGGAGACATGTCGCCAGTGAATGCACCGCTGTTGTTTAGGTCAGAGTTTTGAGCACCTAGGATGATTGCGCTGCCCGCTTCAGTAAGCGTACGTTCTGCAAGATCAACGAAAAGTGCTGGTGGAGCAACTGCTACGTCTACGCCTGTTACGCCTTCAAGTTCAGCGTTAAGACCGTTTAGTAGATCAACAACCATTTCTTTGCTGCCGTTTAGTTTCCAGTTACCCATAACTACAGGATGACGCATAGGAATATCTCCAAAGTATTTAAATAAATCGAATGTAAAAAAGTAAACTTTATTACGAAATAATATAACAGATTAATATCAACAGATCATGACTGTGGTCATGACTTTCTTGGATCTTACTCAATGGTCAGAGTAGATTCTGAGCAAATATCAGTGATCCGGCAGACAGAATAATAGCTAACTTCTCGGATTTTTCATCGTTAGTTGCTATTAAGGGACAAACGATTGCGTTAACAATAAGGAAGTAACAATGCCGAACCTAGTTCTAGAGTACTCAAATTCAGTGGATGAGCGTGTGAATATCCAAGGTTTACTAGAAGATCTTCATCAAGTTACATTAAACTGTGGTTTGTTTGATGTTCCTTCTGTGAAGTCTCGTTCACTGCGCTGTCATAACTGGCTAGTCGGTGATGAAGAAGATAATGTGGACTTTGTTCATATTAGCTTTGAGTTACTTTCAGGGCGTACCGAAGAGCAAAAAAGAGAATTGTCCCGTCTGTTAATGCAAACCTTACAAAAACAGGCAAGCCATATCCGAAGCCTAACGGTCAACATACGAGATATGGATAAAAGTTGCTTTCAGAAAGTGATTAATTAGCTAAAAATAATCAACGATCTAAAAGTGATTAACCAACTATTTGCTGCTAACTTTTGGTAGCGTATTAATTTTTGAGTATTTTAAGATGTCGATGAAAGATTTACTGCTCTCTTTCAAAGGGAGAATTGGTCGTAAGACTTACTGGATTTGGAATGTTTTCTACTATGTAGCGATTACTGGTTTTGCTTCCGGTATTTCTGTTCTGTTCCCTGCATATTCCTATATCCTGCTACCAATCTTCCTACTGTTGCTGGTTATCCCAGATCTTGCAATTACCGCTAAACGCTGGCACGACCGCAATAAGTCGAACTACTGGTTGCTGTTGAACGTGCCACTGGTGCTTGGGCGTTTGGCTTCGCCAATGGTCGCAACGACAACAGAGTCGGTATCGCCAGTTCACATGGCAGCAACGGTTGCAGCATTAGTATGTGGTTTATGGATTTTGATTGAATGTGGATTGCTCAAGGGAACTGAAGGCCGTAATGATTACGGTGACGACCCAGTGTAAAGATTGAATGATTGAGAAATAAGAAGGGAGCATTGTGCTCCCTTTTTTTGTTTGCCCAGCGAAGCTGGCAAACCCGTCAGGTTGAAAGAAACCTGAATCACCCCGACTGAGGGGAAGATAATCCGAATCGCAAGGGCGTTGTTGGCTAACGGCAGGGTCTGAAGGAAGCGATAGGAAGTTAGCAGTACACAACGCAAGTAAACCTGCTTCGGCAGCATAGGTGGGTAAGCGTCCGAAATAGCGCGAAGCCCTATACTCAGTCAGACCTATGCTGTGCTTGAGGGTGGCATTGTTAACAGGGAGCCAGTGCAGTAACTGGGGAAGCCTGACACCACATCCAGACAGTCTGGAAGCACAAACTCGAAGCGAAAGCTAAGAGGTGTGTTGGTGCGAGGTGGCAGATGAATCCGTAGTAGTGAGTAAGGCTAAGCCAGAGAAGCCCAGTAATGGTGTGGAGGAGAAAACTTAGCTGACCAGCAGCATCAAGTCTGATGGAGCACTGAAATGCCAAAAGCACTCAGTGTTGCGAAGGGAGGAAGTACACTTTAAGTCTGTGATGAACAGATGTTTTTTTTTTCAGTGATACCCAAACCGAATCGCTATCGGGGTATTCCTAGTTTGGTTGATTGTGGAAGCAAGATACTGCGCTAAGAAACTGATGTATGGAATCCAATCCCTCTCTGCCAGTCTACACTTAGCAGAGCGACGTTATAACGAGGGTTCCAATATGTTGACTAAAAATGTTATCGCTATCGACTTAGCAAAAAATGTTCTACAAGCGTGCCATATCAATGTTCACGGTGAGCTACTATCGAACAAGCCTTTGAGCCGTCAAAAAATGAAAGAGTTTCTGGTTAAGGCTAAACCTTCTATCGTTGCAATGGAAGGTTGTTGCGGTAGCCACTATTGGGGACGATTAGCCGAAAGTTTTGGCCACGAAGTTAGGGTAATCAACCCTAAGAAGGTGAAAGGGTATTTGGAAGGTCATAAAACAGATCATAATGATGCACTCGCCATCGCTAATGCTGCTCTTCAAATCGGTATCAAATACAGTCAACCCAAATCTCTCGAACAGCAATCTATGCAATCTTTAGAAAGCAGTCGCCGTTTCTTATCACGCAGTGTTGTTTCATTGGGGCAGCACATTCGAGGCACCATTTTAAGCTATGGGATAGCAAACCCTAAGGGTGAAAAAGGTTTAAAAGCGTCGGTTCAAACTGTGCTCGATGGGGAAACATCAATACCAGCCAATGTCGTATCTGTCCTGTCTATGTTGTGGGAGCAATATAAGGAACTGAAGGCAAAACTCATCGCATTCGAAAAAGAGAAAAATGCTTTAACCCGCCAGATAGAGCCGTGCCAACGATTAATGGACATTGAAGGTGTTGGTGAAACAACTGCTGCGATGCTCTATTCAACTCTTGGTGATGGAAAGCAGTTCAAGAATGGAAGACAAGCTTCTGCATTTGTTGGTCTTACACCAAAGCAACACAGTTCGGGCGGTAAGGTATTTATGATTGGGATCGATAAATGCGGCGGTGTGAAGGAACTACGCTCTCTTCTTTATCTTGGTGCCATGTCCTATGTTGGACGGCTACCCGAAAAGCCAAAAACTCAGAAAGACGCTTGGCTGAAGAGTATCATTGAGCGTATTGGTTTCAAAAAAGCTTGCATAGCACTAGCTAACAAGGTGGTACGCACTGCATGGGCGATGCTTCGATATGAAACCGAATATAAACCAGTATTACTCAACGATTAATCGATAAATCAATTTCTAATATTTTACAAAATGATGATGCATAAAAGATAAGACCAACCTACTGAAAACCTGACCTTTATGTAACGCTTTAAGAGGCTGAGAAACTGACAAGGACAGTAGGTGCGCAAACATCAAAGGCTAGAAGGTAGCTCCTTCAATAAGAAGCCGAATATACGAACGCATCTTAACTTTTATTTATGTTATCACTTTGTAAATACGTGGATTCCATATACGTATAGGGGAGTAACTCTGACTCACTTCAGTAAATTGCCACTGAGCTAGAAGGCTGAACAGCAGAGAGAAATAACACCCACGCTGAAGATGAAACACCTGTCCCCACACAGCACACAATCCAAGGAGAGAAAGTGCGAGTTTATTACAGCTTATATGGTCATCTACTCAACAAAGAGAGGCTGTATAAAGGGTTTAAAAAGGTAAAGAAAGCGAAAGGCGCGGCTGGAATAGATGAGCAGAGCCTGAGCAACTACGCCGAAAATCTGAGTGATAACCTCGATCAACTCCTCTCTGAACTTAAAACCAAGCAATACAAACCTCAGCCAGTCAAACGGGTAGAGATACCCAAAGAAGACGGAGGGGTGCGATTGCTCGGGATCCCAACAGTTAGGGATAGAGTTGTCCAACAAGCGCTCAACGATATCCTCACCCCCATCTTCGAAGAGCAATTTCACCCATCAAGTTTTGGGTATAGGCCGAATCGAAGCTGTCACGATGCAATCAACAAATCCACGATGTTCATCCGGCGTTACGGGTTACAACACGTTGTAGATATGGACTTGTCGAAGTGCTTTGACAAACTCGACCACGAGTTGATTATCAAAAGCATCAGAAAACGAGTCACAGATAGCAGTGTATTAGAGCTGATAAAACAGTTTCTAAAAAGTGGGGTGATGATAGACGGTAGTTGGCAGGAGACAGAGCTAGGAAGTCCACAAGGTGGTGTTATCAGTCCTTTGATAGCCAATATCTACCTTGATGCGTTCGATCAGGAAATGCGAAAGCGTGGCCATAGGATTGTTCGTTATGCGGATGACATACTCATCTTCTGTCGTAGCAAGGCAGGGTCAGAGAATGCCCTTGCACAAGCGACGAAGATCTTAGAAGGAGAGCTTAAACTCACAGTGAACCAGACGAAATCACATATAGCGCACAGCAGTGATGGCGTGAAGTTTTTAGGTGTAGAAATCGGGAGTCAATTTACCCGCATTCAAACTAAAAAACTGAAAGTGTTCAAAAGCAAGTTAAAGCGAATGACGAAGCGAGGGTGCGGTAAGCCACTTGAGCAAGTCATAAAAGATCTAAACCCAGTGTTAAGAGGGTTCAGCCAATACTTCAGGTGTAGTGGTCAACTAAAATTGGCCACGGTTTTAGAGTTTTCCCAATATAATCGTTCTGATTCATTGGGAGTTAGACCACCGTTATACTGATGTGGTCTGAGTTGGCAGTAGTATCCGATAATGTAACGGGTAATCTCTTGTTGAGCCTCAGCGAAGCTACGATAACCCACAGTTGGCACCCATTCCGTTTTCAGACTTCTAAAGAAACGCTCCATCGGCGCATTATCCCAACAATTTCCTCGGCGAGATAAACTCTGTTTTATTTGAAAACGCCACAGCAATTGACGGTATTTACGGCTAGTATAATGACTGCCTTGATCGCTATGGAACATAACACCTTTAGGCTTACCACGTGACTCATAAGCCATCGAAAGAGCTTTGCCTGTTAGTCTAGAATCAGGTGATAGAGACATCGACCAACCAATCACTTTTCGGGCAAAAAGATCGATAACAACGGCTAAATACATCCACCGATTACCTGTCCAAATATACGTCACATCACCAGCCCATACCTCATTTGGGGCGGTAACCGCAAACTGACGACCTAAGTGATTTGGAACGTCAATATGTTCTTGTGAAGCCTTTCGGTAACGATGTTTTGGCACTTGGCAACTCACTAAACCAAGCGTTCTCATAAGTTTTGTTGCTCGGTATCGGCTCAGCTTTCCCCCCTGATTTG
Proteins encoded in this region:
- the tpiA gene encoding triose-phosphate isomerase translates to MRHPVVMGNWKLNGSKEMVVDLLNGLNAELEGVTGVDVAVAPPALFVDLAERTLTEAGSAIILGAQNSDLNNSGAFTGDMSPAMLKEFGASHIIIGHSERREYHNESDEFVAKKFAFLKENGLTPVLCIGESEAQNEAGETVAVCARQLDAVINTQGVEALEGAIIAYEPIWAIGTGKAATAEDAQRIHAQIRAHIAEKSEDVAKKVVIQYGGSVKPENAAAYFAQPDIDGALVGGAALDAKSFAAIAKAAAEAKA
- a CDS encoding 5-carboxymethyl-2-hydroxymuconate Delta-isomerase; amino-acid sequence: MPNLVLEYSNSVDERVNIQGLLEDLHQVTLNCGLFDVPSVKSRSLRCHNWLVGDEEDNVDFVHISFELLSGRTEEQKRELSRLLMQTLQKQASHIRSLTVNIRDMDKSCFQKVIN
- a CDS encoding DUF805 domain-containing protein → MSMKDLLLSFKGRIGRKTYWIWNVFYYVAITGFASGISVLFPAYSYILLPIFLLLLVIPDLAITAKRWHDRNKSNYWLLLNVPLVLGRLASPMVATTTESVSPVHMAATVAALVCGLWILIECGLLKGTEGRNDYGDDPV
- a CDS encoding IS110 family RNA-guided transposase, which codes for MLTKNVIAIDLAKNVLQACHINVHGELLSNKPLSRQKMKEFLVKAKPSIVAMEGCCGSHYWGRLAESFGHEVRVINPKKVKGYLEGHKTDHNDALAIANAALQIGIKYSQPKSLEQQSMQSLESSRRFLSRSVVSLGQHIRGTILSYGIANPKGEKGLKASVQTVLDGETSIPANVVSVLSMLWEQYKELKAKLIAFEKEKNALTRQIEPCQRLMDIEGVGETTAAMLYSTLGDGKQFKNGRQASAFVGLTPKQHSSGGKVFMIGIDKCGGVKELRSLLYLGAMSYVGRLPEKPKTQKDAWLKSIIERIGFKKACIALANKVVRTAWAMLRYETEYKPVLLND
- the ltrA gene encoding group II intron reverse transcriptase/maturase, yielding MRVYYSLYGHLLNKERLYKGFKKVKKAKGAAGIDEQSLSNYAENLSDNLDQLLSELKTKQYKPQPVKRVEIPKEDGGVRLLGIPTVRDRVVQQALNDILTPIFEEQFHPSSFGYRPNRSCHDAINKSTMFIRRYGLQHVVDMDLSKCFDKLDHELIIKSIRKRVTDSSVLELIKQFLKSGVMIDGSWQETELGSPQGGVISPLIANIYLDAFDQEMRKRGHRIVRYADDILIFCRSKAGSENALAQATKILEGELKLTVNQTKSHIAHSSDGVKFLGVEIGSQFTRIQTKKLKVFKSKLKRMTKRGCGKPLEQVIKDLNPVLRGFSQYFRCSGQLKLATVLEFSQYNRSDSLGVRPPLY
- a CDS encoding IS3 family transposase (programmed frameshift), which encodes MTKRTRRLFSAEFKLEAAQLVLDQNYSVTEAAQAMNVGKSTMDKWVRQLREERQGKTPKASPMTPEQIEIRELKKKLARLEEHNEIFKKSHGSVDVGLTEQFLIIKKLKQSYSVKTLCEVFNVHRSSYHYWLKRPTVINAETVKLRSLVSEAHAASNGSAGARTIADIVTNQGGKLSRYRATKLMRTLGLVSCQVPKHRYRKASQEHIDVPNHLGRQFAVTAPNEVWAGDVTYIWTGNRWMYLAVVIDLFARKVIGWSMSLSPDSRLTGKALSMAYESRGKPKGVMFHSDQGSHYTSRKYRQLLWRFQIKQSLSRRGNCWDNAPMERFFRSLKTEWVPTVGYRSFAEAQQEITRYIIGYYCQLRPHQYNGGLTPNESERLYWENSKTVANFS